A window of Hymenobacter aerilatus contains these coding sequences:
- a CDS encoding THUMP domain-containing class I SAM-dependent RNA methyltransferase produces the protein MANRHRSRPFPMTATTQFGLEEVLADELHQLGAHIERVGQRAVEFSGDKQLLYEAVLWCRTAMRILVPFAGFYARDEKALYREVGRIDWQEFIGPDQTFAITAVVNKSSFEHSLFVAQLTKDAIVDQFRNRTGQRPSVDVKNPDIRLHLHMLENEVTLSLDAAGDSLHRRGYRQGTNVAPLNEVLAAGLLLLTGWDGKKTLIDPMCGSGTLLTEAALIAQRIAPGLYHQGKFGFENWPDFEAALWESVQLDARQARLEEPQAYLAGSDISREYIDLARENVAAADLEDFIRLGVRDVAEAKAPTKETPGIVIMNPPYGERIGQESEMETLYRTIGDTLKSGFQDYDAYIFTGNLEAAKRIGLKTSRRVPLYNGPIECRLLKYELYRGTRKAAKTE, from the coding sequence ATGGCCAACCGCCACCGCTCCCGCCCGTTCCCGATGACTGCCACCACCCAATTCGGCCTCGAAGAGGTGCTAGCCGACGAGCTGCACCAGCTAGGCGCCCACATTGAAAGGGTAGGGCAGCGGGCCGTGGAGTTCAGTGGCGACAAGCAGCTGCTCTACGAAGCTGTGCTGTGGTGCCGTACCGCCATGCGTATTCTGGTGCCCTTCGCCGGTTTCTACGCCCGCGACGAAAAAGCGCTTTACCGTGAGGTAGGCCGCATCGACTGGCAGGAGTTCATCGGCCCCGATCAGACCTTTGCCATTACCGCGGTGGTCAACAAGTCGTCGTTCGAGCACTCCTTGTTTGTGGCCCAGCTCACCAAGGATGCTATTGTAGACCAGTTCCGTAACCGCACCGGCCAGCGCCCCAGCGTAGATGTGAAGAACCCCGACATCCGCCTGCACCTGCACATGCTGGAAAATGAGGTGACCCTGAGCCTCGACGCTGCCGGCGACTCGCTGCACCGGCGCGGCTACCGCCAAGGCACCAACGTGGCCCCCCTCAACGAGGTGCTGGCCGCCGGCCTGCTGCTGCTCACGGGCTGGGACGGGAAGAAAACCCTCATCGACCCCATGTGCGGCTCGGGCACCCTGCTCACCGAAGCGGCCCTCATTGCCCAGCGCATCGCGCCGGGCCTCTACCACCAAGGTAAGTTTGGCTTCGAGAACTGGCCCGATTTCGAGGCAGCGCTCTGGGAATCAGTACAGCTCGATGCCCGACAAGCCCGGCTGGAAGAGCCGCAAGCATACCTCGCCGGCTCCGATATTTCCCGTGAGTACATCGATCTGGCCCGCGAAAACGTGGCCGCCGCCGACCTGGAAGACTTCATCCGGCTGGGCGTACGCGACGTGGCCGAGGCCAAAGCCCCCACGAAGGAAACGCCCGGCATCGTCATCATGAACCCGCCTTACGGCGAACGAATCGGGCAGGAGTCGGAGATGGAGACGCTCTACAGAACCATTGGCGACACGCTGAAATCCGGCTTTCAGGACTACGACGCCTACATTTTCACCGGTAATTTAGAAGCTGCCAAGCGCATCGGCCTGAAAACCTCCCGCCGCGTGCCGCTCTACAACGGTCCTATTGAGTGCCGCTTGCTGAAGTACGAACTCTACCGTGGCACGCGGAAGGCTGCAAAGACCGAGTAG
- a CDS encoding M14 family metallopeptidase yields the protein MLPLFLSVFLLASSPTAPPADWSTPFERSNGNTTATYDQCIAYYQRLGKTYKEITVREAGETDSGRPLHEVVISTGGGKADPATARRQGRRVVLIQNGIHPGEPEGIDASMMLARDLVQKPELRQLLRNTTVVLIPIYNIGGALNRNSTTRVNQNGPESYGFRGNARNLDLNRDYVKQDSRNARSFATLFQRWQPDIFLDNHTSNGADYQYTMTLIPTQKDKLHPALSQYLTAQLLPSLYQGMNQKQWPLTPYVDFPGRTPDARGLVGFLETPRYSTGYAALFNTIGFVTETHMLKAFAPRVRATYDFMKVLLQTVQAQDDALAQARIAAAQQLAAQQDFPVAWQLDTTRAETFTFRGYLGHLKPSEVSGQPRLYYNQQEPYTKPIPFYNSFRATTTVRRPAAYLIPQAWGEVVERLRRAGVQLQRLRQDTALTADFYHIDDYKTSSRPYEGHYLHSQVQVTTQPQAARFLRGDYVALLNQPAARYLVEVLEPQATDSFFAWGFFDSVLQQKEHFSDYVFEDLAADLLRQQPALRLRLEKLKKENAAFAANGSAQLEWVYRNSPHYEKAYLRYPIARWLGGTLPVD from the coding sequence ATGCTGCCACTTTTCCTTTCCGTGTTCCTTCTGGCATCTTCACCCACTGCACCTCCTGCCGACTGGAGCACCCCGTTCGAGCGAAGCAACGGCAACACCACGGCTACCTACGACCAATGCATTGCTTACTATCAGCGGCTGGGTAAAACGTATAAGGAAATCACCGTGCGTGAAGCTGGCGAAACCGACTCGGGCCGCCCGCTGCACGAGGTAGTGATTTCGACGGGCGGTGGCAAGGCTGATCCGGCTACTGCGCGTCGGCAGGGTCGCCGGGTGGTGCTGATTCAGAACGGTATTCATCCCGGCGAGCCGGAAGGCATTGACGCCAGCATGATGCTGGCCCGCGACCTGGTGCAGAAGCCGGAACTGCGCCAGTTGCTGCGCAATACCACTGTGGTACTTATACCTATATATAATATAGGCGGGGCGCTGAACCGCAACAGCACCACACGTGTGAACCAGAATGGTCCCGAAAGCTATGGGTTCCGCGGCAATGCCCGTAACCTCGATCTGAACCGCGACTACGTGAAGCAGGACTCGCGTAACGCCCGCAGCTTCGCAACGTTGTTCCAACGCTGGCAGCCCGATATTTTTCTGGACAATCACACGTCCAATGGAGCTGATTATCAGTATACTATGACGCTGATTCCGACCCAGAAAGATAAGCTGCACCCTGCTCTTAGTCAGTATCTTACGGCGCAGTTGCTACCCTCTCTGTACCAGGGCATGAACCAGAAGCAGTGGCCTCTGACACCCTACGTCGATTTTCCGGGCCGCACGCCCGATGCTCGCGGACTGGTTGGTTTCCTGGAAACACCGAGGTATTCTACAGGCTATGCCGCGCTGTTCAATACCATTGGCTTTGTAACGGAAACCCACATGCTGAAGGCCTTTGCGCCACGCGTGCGGGCTACGTATGATTTTATGAAGGTGCTACTGCAAACCGTGCAGGCGCAGGATGATGCCTTGGCGCAGGCGCGTATCGCCGCCGCGCAGCAACTGGCTGCGCAGCAAGATTTTCCGGTAGCCTGGCAACTCGATACCACCCGCGCCGAAACGTTCACGTTTCGTGGCTACCTGGGGCACCTGAAGCCGAGCGAAGTAAGCGGCCAGCCGCGGCTCTACTACAATCAGCAAGAGCCCTACACCAAACCCATTCCTTTTTATAATAGCTTCCGGGCAACTACCACAGTGCGACGGCCAGCGGCCTACCTTATCCCGCAGGCCTGGGGCGAGGTAGTGGAGCGACTACGCCGGGCGGGGGTGCAGCTCCAGCGCCTGCGCCAAGACACTGCTCTCACGGCCGACTTCTACCACATCGACGACTACAAAACCAGCTCCCGACCGTATGAGGGCCATTATCTGCACTCGCAGGTGCAAGTAACGACGCAGCCACAAGCCGCCCGCTTCCTGCGCGGTGACTACGTAGCCTTGCTCAACCAACCCGCCGCCCGGTATCTGGTGGAAGTGCTTGAGCCGCAAGCCACCGACTCCTTCTTTGCCTGGGGCTTCTTCGACAGCGTCCTACAGCAGAAAGAGCATTTCTCGGATTATGTGTTTGAAGATCTAGCCGCTGATTTGCTCCGGCAGCAGCCAGCGCTGCGGCTGCGATTGGAGAAACTGAAAAAGGAAAATGCCGCTTTCGCGGCCAATGGATCGGCACAATTAGAGTGGGTGTACCGCAACTCCCCACATTATGAAAAAGCTTACTTGCGATATCCTATTGCTCGTTGGCTTGGCGGAACATTACCGGTAGATTAA
- a CDS encoding sugar transferase produces MHQTPVARVFLRKRAFDLVFASLVAALLLSWLLPLLAILIKLESRGPVLFKQLRTGKDGKPFYCYKLRTMYLNDDSDQRQASRGDSRITKIGGFLRKTSLDELPQFINVLRGEMSVVGPRPHMLQHTMIYSQVIDNFMERHAVVPGITGLAQVAGHRGETRETEAMVKRVHADIFYISNWSFWLDLKIVLLTIRQAVRGHENAF; encoded by the coding sequence ATGCACCAGACGCCGGTAGCCCGGGTTTTCTTGCGAAAACGCGCATTTGACCTGGTTTTTGCTTCCCTTGTTGCCGCACTGTTGCTAAGCTGGCTGCTGCCATTGCTAGCTATTTTGATCAAGTTAGAGTCTCGCGGCCCTGTCTTGTTCAAGCAACTTCGAACAGGAAAAGATGGGAAGCCTTTTTATTGCTACAAGTTGCGCACAATGTACCTCAACGACGACAGCGACCAGCGGCAGGCTAGCCGTGGGGATAGTCGAATTACGAAAATCGGAGGCTTTTTGCGGAAAACCAGCTTAGATGAGCTGCCGCAATTCATAAATGTGCTCCGCGGAGAGATGTCAGTGGTAGGACCACGGCCGCATATGCTACAGCATACAATGATTTACTCCCAAGTTATTGATAACTTCATGGAGCGTCATGCTGTAGTACCTGGTATTACAGGTCTTGCGCAGGTGGCCGGCCACCGCGGCGAAACCCGCGAAACGGAAGCGATGGTGAAACGCGTACATGCAGATATTTTCTACATCAGCAACTGGTCGTTCTGGCTGGACCTGAAAATAGTGTTACTTACTATCCGGCAGGCCGTACGCGGCCACGAAAACGCGTTCTAG
- a CDS encoding bifunctional 3,4-dihydroxy-2-butanone-4-phosphate synthase/GTP cyclohydrolase II has product MLDSIEDAIADIRAGKVVVVVDDEDRENEGDFICAARCATPEVINFMATHGRGLVCAPLTEARCNELELDLMVGRNTALHSTPFTVSIDLLKNGVTTGISASDRSKTILALIDPDTKPEDLGKPGHIFPLKARKEGVLRRAGHTEAAVDLARLAGFEPAGVLVEILREDGEMARLPELRQVADKWDLKLISVQDLIKYRLEKESLITREISVKMPTDWGDFDLIAYTQRSTGAQHLALVKGDIVGPEPVLVRVHSSCVTGDIFGSCRCDCGPQLHQAMQQIEREGRGVIVYMNQEGRGIGLLNKLKAYKLQEQGRDTVEANLELGFQMDERDYGVGASILRDLGISQMRLLTNNPRKRTGLAAYGLEVVDTVPIEIMPNEHNRRYLTTKRDKLGHLLLNQLLSDQSETPAVE; this is encoded by the coding sequence ATGCTTGATTCCATAGAAGATGCCATTGCTGATATTCGCGCCGGCAAAGTTGTTGTCGTCGTTGACGATGAAGACCGCGAGAACGAAGGCGACTTCATCTGCGCCGCCCGTTGCGCCACCCCCGAGGTTATCAACTTTATGGCCACTCACGGCCGCGGGTTGGTGTGCGCGCCCCTCACCGAAGCCCGTTGCAACGAGCTGGAGCTAGACCTGATGGTAGGCCGCAACACGGCCTTGCATTCTACCCCCTTCACCGTTAGTATCGACCTGCTCAAAAACGGCGTCACTACCGGCATTTCGGCCTCCGACCGCAGCAAGACCATTCTGGCCCTCATCGACCCCGACACCAAGCCAGAAGACTTGGGTAAGCCCGGCCATATTTTCCCGCTGAAAGCGCGCAAAGAAGGTGTGCTGCGCCGCGCCGGCCACACCGAAGCCGCCGTAGACCTGGCCCGGCTGGCCGGCTTCGAGCCGGCGGGCGTACTGGTAGAGATTCTGCGTGAGGACGGCGAAATGGCTCGCCTACCGGAGCTACGCCAAGTGGCCGACAAGTGGGACCTGAAGCTGATTTCGGTGCAAGACCTGATCAAGTATCGCCTCGAAAAGGAAAGCCTCATTACCCGCGAAATCTCCGTGAAGATGCCCACTGATTGGGGCGACTTCGATTTGATAGCGTATACTCAGCGCTCCACCGGTGCCCAGCACCTGGCGCTGGTGAAAGGCGATATTGTCGGCCCCGAGCCCGTGCTGGTGCGCGTGCACAGCTCCTGTGTCACCGGCGACATCTTCGGCAGCTGCCGCTGCGACTGTGGCCCGCAGCTCCACCAGGCCATGCAGCAGATTGAGCGCGAAGGGCGGGGCGTTATTGTATACATGAACCAGGAAGGCCGCGGCATTGGCCTGCTCAACAAGCTGAAAGCTTACAAATTGCAGGAGCAAGGCCGCGACACAGTAGAAGCTAATCTGGAATTGGGCTTCCAGATGGATGAGCGCGACTACGGGGTAGGCGCTTCCATCCTGCGCGATTTGGGCATCTCACAGATGCGCCTACTCACTAACAATCCGCGCAAACGCACTGGCCTGGCCGCGTATGGTCTCGAGGTAGTCGACACCGTGCCGATTGAGATTATGCCTAATGAGCACAACCGGCGCTACCTCACCACCAAGCGCGACAAGCTAGGCCACCTGCTCCTCAATCAGCTGTTATCGGACCAGTCCGAAACACCTGCTGTCGAATAG
- a CDS encoding glycosyltransferase, translating to MALALARPLQIGYFQDPAAQRLLTQLLHTFQPDHVYCQLIRMAEYLRPHYQQWPCTLDYMDVFSAGVARRAARSPRWQRPVFQLEAQRLRRYEALVFDWFRAHSIISDQDRQLIDHPQRQQIRVVLNGIDTTYFQPTNAPKEHELLFCGNMAYPPNIDAAIFLAEEILPLVRRQHPRARLLIAGTTPTARVQALAAEGVTISGWLPDIRTAYAGARVFVAPMRTGTGLQNKLLEAMAMHLPCVTTTLANAALRGTPNEQVLIGDTAVALATHISKLLSYPAEAAILAERGLRFVSTHYNWGTATTRLEKIMCLHAASDAVIPPINSPEPAP from the coding sequence ATGGCCCTTGCATTGGCCCGCCCCCTACAAATCGGGTACTTTCAGGATCCGGCGGCACAACGGCTACTTACACAGTTGCTTCATACCTTCCAGCCCGATCATGTGTATTGTCAGTTGATTCGGATGGCGGAGTATCTGCGGCCGCACTACCAGCAGTGGCCCTGCACACTTGATTATATGGATGTGTTTTCCGCCGGAGTTGCGCGTCGGGCAGCACGATCACCACGCTGGCAACGTCCCGTTTTTCAGCTAGAAGCCCAACGCTTACGGCGTTACGAGGCGCTCGTCTTCGACTGGTTCCGTGCGCATAGCATTATCTCTGATCAGGACCGCCAGCTCATCGACCACCCCCAGCGCCAGCAAATCCGGGTGGTACTGAACGGCATTGACACCACGTATTTTCAGCCCACAAATGCGCCGAAAGAACACGAATTATTGTTCTGTGGCAACATGGCCTACCCGCCTAATATAGATGCAGCCATATTTCTGGCCGAGGAAATTCTACCACTAGTGCGCAGGCAACACCCACGTGCCCGGCTCCTGATTGCGGGTACTACCCCTACCGCCCGCGTGCAGGCTCTGGCAGCGGAGGGCGTTACCATCAGTGGTTGGCTACCCGATATCCGCACTGCTTACGCAGGCGCTCGTGTATTTGTAGCGCCAATGCGCACGGGCACTGGTCTGCAAAATAAGCTATTAGAAGCCATGGCCATGCATTTACCCTGCGTCACTACTACACTAGCCAATGCGGCACTACGTGGTACCCCCAACGAGCAGGTATTGATTGGTGATACGGCCGTTGCGTTGGCTACGCACATCAGCAAGCTTCTCTCCTATCCCGCAGAAGCAGCTATACTTGCTGAGCGAGGTCTCCGGTTTGTGAGTACTCACTATAATTGGGGCACTGCTACCACCCGGCTGGAGAAAATTATGTGCCTGCATGCCGCATCAGATGCGGTAATCCCCCCTATCAACTCTCCAGAGCCCGCGCCGTAA
- a CDS encoding glycosyltransferase family 4 protein: MHVLQLCPRVPFPPHDGGAIAMYDVAAGLARAGHKVTVLAVNTPKHFQPDTALDHLGPNVRLVTVPVDTRLRPVRALRNLLLGSIPYNVERFVSTALAEQLTQILQTETIDVVQVEGTFVAWYIDTIRRVAPHVPVVLRAHNVEHTIWQMLASREYNVAKAWYLRHLARRLEQFERQYLPRFDAVAAITEPDRRRLLALGCPEPVVFVPAGVDADRLPLDPTLSPRPRTAFIIGSLDWLPNREGVEWFLTNIWPQVHEQLPKLELHLAGKSTPPAIQQHHGRDNIYVHGFVESAAQFMQQYELMLVPLLSGGGMRIKIIEGMALGKCILSTGLGSEGIAVQEGHDILLCDEPQVWVARLRAYYEGTLPYQQIRQEARRTIARLYDNRRVIERFLQLYSCLGRLRESA, from the coding sequence TTGCACGTTCTGCAACTTTGTCCGCGCGTCCCGTTCCCACCCCACGATGGCGGTGCCATCGCCATGTACGATGTGGCGGCTGGCTTGGCGCGCGCGGGGCATAAGGTAACCGTGCTGGCCGTAAACACCCCCAAACATTTTCAGCCCGACACCGCGCTCGACCACCTTGGCCCCAACGTGCGCTTGGTAACGGTACCCGTTGATACACGCCTACGGCCTGTTCGTGCCCTGCGTAACTTGCTACTGGGCAGCATTCCGTACAACGTGGAGCGGTTCGTGAGTACGGCGCTGGCCGAGCAGCTCACGCAGATTCTGCAAACCGAAACCATCGACGTGGTGCAGGTAGAAGGCACCTTTGTAGCCTGGTACATTGATACTATCCGGCGGGTAGCACCCCATGTGCCAGTAGTGCTGCGGGCGCACAACGTGGAGCACACCATCTGGCAGATGCTGGCCAGCCGGGAGTATAATGTTGCCAAAGCCTGGTACTTGCGCCATCTGGCCCGGCGCCTAGAGCAGTTTGAGCGGCAGTACCTTCCCCGCTTTGATGCCGTAGCTGCTATTACAGAGCCTGACCGGCGGCGCCTACTGGCATTGGGATGCCCCGAGCCGGTGGTGTTTGTTCCGGCCGGTGTAGATGCCGACCGCCTACCTCTCGATCCGACTCTCTCCCCAAGACCACGCACGGCGTTCATCATCGGTTCGCTCGACTGGCTACCCAACCGCGAGGGGGTGGAGTGGTTTCTGACCAACATCTGGCCCCAGGTGCACGAGCAGCTACCCAAGCTGGAGCTGCACCTGGCTGGTAAGTCTACCCCCCCTGCCATTCAGCAGCACCACGGCCGCGATAATATCTATGTGCACGGCTTTGTGGAGTCGGCCGCGCAGTTCATGCAGCAGTATGAGCTGATGCTGGTACCGCTACTTTCGGGTGGGGGGATGCGCATCAAGATTATTGAAGGTATGGCGCTGGGTAAGTGCATTCTGAGTACCGGCCTGGGCTCTGAAGGCATTGCCGTACAAGAAGGACACGATATTCTGCTCTGCGACGAGCCCCAGGTGTGGGTAGCTAGGCTGCGGGCCTACTACGAGGGCACGCTCCCCTACCAGCAGATTCGCCAGGAGGCCCGGCGCACCATTGCCCGCCTCTACGACAACCGCCGCGTGATTGAGCGTTTTCTGCAATTATATAGCTGCCTAGGCCGCCTGCGCGAAAGCGCGTAA